Proteins encoded by one window of Paenibacillus urinalis:
- a CDS encoding ABC transporter permease, translating to MYPEGPKVKSKWSGPKWKRFKTNIPLLIMFIPVILFYLIFRYAPIGGLVIAFKDYNFYDGIINSPWVGFQYFELLFQDPRTLEIIRNTLLLSLLSLIVGFPIPILLAIMLNEVRNMFFKRTVQTIVYMPHFLSWVIIAMLVSTAFAMENGLVNRIVEQFTGEAYPFMYEKFSWVAIFVGSGIWKDMGFNAIIFLAALSTINPNLYEAAGMDGAGKLRQIWHITLPGIRPTIILLLILSMGRVMEVGFDQVFMLQNSNVNQIADVISTYIYRVGLQGAQFSLTTAMGLFESFVAFILVFTANYIARKFDQALW from the coding sequence ATGTACCCCGAAGGCCCTAAAGTGAAGAGTAAATGGAGCGGCCCAAAATGGAAACGCTTTAAAACAAACATACCTCTGTTAATTATGTTTATACCTGTTATCTTGTTTTATCTTATATTCCGTTACGCGCCGATCGGCGGCCTAGTTATTGCGTTCAAAGACTATAACTTTTATGACGGAATCATAAACAGCCCTTGGGTTGGATTTCAATATTTTGAGCTATTGTTTCAGGATCCCCGAACTTTAGAGATCATCCGGAACACTTTGTTACTAAGCTTGCTAAGCCTCATTGTAGGCTTTCCTATTCCGATCCTTTTGGCCATTATGCTTAATGAAGTACGCAATATGTTCTTTAAGCGAACGGTCCAGACTATTGTTTATATGCCGCATTTCTTATCATGGGTAATCATTGCCATGCTGGTGTCGACGGCCTTTGCCATGGAGAATGGTCTGGTTAATCGAATTGTTGAGCAGTTCACCGGTGAAGCTTACCCATTCATGTATGAGAAATTCTCGTGGGTTGCTATTTTTGTCGGATCAGGAATATGGAAGGATATGGGCTTTAATGCCATTATCTTTTTGGCTGCGTTATCTACAATTAATCCAAACTTATATGAAGCAGCGGGAATGGATGGCGCAGGAAAGTTAAGACAGATCTGGCATATTACCCTGCCCGGCATTCGTCCAACGATTATATTGTTACTTATCCTATCGATGGGCAGGGTGATGGAAGTAGGCTTTGATCAGGTATTCATGCTTCAGAATTCAAATGTAAATCAGATTGCAGATGTAATAAGTACTTACATATATCGGGTCGGTTTACAGGGTGCACAGTTCAGTTTAACAACGGCAATGGGATTATTCGAGTCATTCGTTGCATTTATCCTGGTATTTACAGCCAACTATATCGCACGCAAATTTGATCAAGCTCTTTGGTAA